One window of Trichoderma breve strain T069 chromosome 3, whole genome shotgun sequence genomic DNA carries:
- a CDS encoding TATA element modulatory factor 1 TATA binding domain-containing protein, which translates to MAARWGSFLQQAVAGVESRLDNILAEGDDDRNAAQPAATSAATLATASPKVTSSANSRASSTNRANDRLQARLAKAMAGKNAPGGGDNRANASPRSSIDVKPEPEPESESAQTATDSAPTDTSTTATTTTTTTIPITITDDNTTAEVILESAPDETKDALPETEVQPVSEEAPAKEGEAESPPSAEDEIPTNNGQVAVAVVENGADASEISRELEEAKLRHREEVQEYVERIDSLQSKIQYLSKNAAEAANKAASSAPSGSLEKKLAEKDERIALLMEEGQKLAGADHKYRTLIKSLRLQISERDKQLDEARKAKDKAVLDAEALRNRLDGDEEKEKRRQEAIKATTSLRKEIDNLKRENTNKDAAIRRLEQEVRAKEEQERAKQKELEDANTAVRAELEALSEKARLDAIEWGEKLERAIQRGSTVEAELRLELQNMESKLEGVRVTAEEAASSTGGEAQMKLFRQIETLQSQYATARQNWQGIEASLMAKTTSLERERDEAERRESEMRKKARDAAKRGRTLEDELQEVQLQLEACREELATLKKSTKATETALEQTRSDLEKEKQAASRSFTAETGRQWADEVAVATARNQSRPESPLLSVPRTFSSEAVGLSVPNRIRRSPTPVSIADAVGEGLGILRRPPTHLPTRTGTGSMSLTGSIPPSPFSPLEPPMGSPPALPPSVMERENGISDTAPSSPRNLAQDMISVSTVAAGPSVQLVERMSAAIRRLEAERVAAKEEMARVCSQRDEARGDMVALMKELEDAKAASARVPELEKEVADLDTRYQTTLELLGEKSELVDELRADVDDVKTMYRELIERTVK; encoded by the exons ATGGCGGCGCGATGGGGGTCGTTTCTGCAGCAGGCCGTGGCCGGTGTTGAGTCGCGCCTGGATAACATTCTGGCCGAGGGGGACGACGATCGCAATGCAGCACAACCTGCTGCTACTTCTGCGGCAACACTGGCAACTGCCAGCCCGAAGGTGACGAGCTCTG CAAACTCTCGAGCGTCGTCGACCAACCGTGCCAATGATCGACTACAGGCAAGGctggccaaggccatggcCGGCAAGAATGCGCCTGGAGGGGGAGACAATCGGGCGAATGCCTCACCACGTAGCTCGATTGATGTG AAACCCGAGCCCGAACCCGAATCCGAGTCTGCCCAAACTGCTACCGATTCTGCTCCTACTGATACCTCTACGACGGCGACGACTACGACTACAACAACAATACCGATAACGATAACGGACGACAATACTACTGCCGAAGTTATACTGGAATCAGCTCCTGATGAGACAAAGGATGCTCTTCCCGAGACTGAGGTGCAACCAGTGTCTGAAGAAGCACCTGCGAAAGAGGGGGAAGCCGAATCTCCACCCTCGGCCGAAGATGAAATTCCAACAAACAACGGTCAGGTAGCAGTGGCAGTGGTAGAGAATGGAGCTGATGCGTCTGAAATTTCTCGCGAGCTTGAGGAGGCCAAATTGCGACATCGAGAGGAGGTTCAAGAGTATGTCGAACGTATCGACTCTTTACAGTCCAAAATCCAGTACCTTTCCAAGAATGCCGCCGAAGCAGCAAACAAAGCTGCATCTTCAGCCCCATCTGGCAGCCTGGAAAAGAAGCTAGcagaaaaagatgaaaggaTCGCACTATTAATGGAAGAAGGTCAGAAGCTAGCCGGGGCAGATCACAAGTATCGAACATTGATCAAGTCATTGCGGCTTCAAATAAGTGAACGCGACAAGCAATTGGATGAGGCACGCAAGGCAAAGGATAAAGCTGTGTTGGATGCCGAGGCACTGCGCAACCGGTTGgacggagatgaagagaaggaaaagcgTCGACAAGAGGCGATAAAGGCCACTACGAGCTTACGCAAGGAAATTGACAATTTGAAGAGGGAGAACACTAATAAAGATGCGGCCATACGCCGGCTTGAACAGGAAGTCAGGGCCAAAGAGGAGCAAG AGCGGGCGAAAcagaaggagcttgaagatgccaatACTGCCGTTCGAGCAGAATTGGAGGCCCTGAGTGAGAAAGCCCGTCTGGATGCCATAGAATGGGGCGAGAAGCTTGAGCGCGCCATCCAGCGTGGTAGCACCGTCGAAGCCGAGCTACGGCTTGAACTGCAGAATATGGAGAGCAAGCTGGAAGGCGTGCGGGTGACAGCAGAGGAAGCGGCTTCGAGCACAGGTGGCGAAGCCCAGATGAAACTGTTCCGGCAGATAGAGACGCTGCAGTCTCAGTATGCCACTGCCAGGCAAAACTGGCAGGGTATTGAggcctccttgatggcaaagACAACAAGCCtagagagggagagggacGAAGCTGAGCGCCGCGAGTCGGAAATGCGTAAGAAAGCGCGAGATGCG GCCAAACGCGGTAGAACTCTCGAGGATGAGCTGCAAGAGGTCCAACTACAGCTGGAAGCTTGCCGTGAGGAATTGGCTACTCTCAAAAAGTCCACCAAAGCCACAGAGACGGCTCTCGAGCAAACACGCTCCGATCtagaaaaggagaaacaaGCAGCGAGCAGATCCTTCACAGCCGAGACAGGACGACAGTGGGCCGATGAAGTTGCAGTAGCAACAGCGCGAAACCAGAGCCGCCCAGAGTCGCCGTTACTCTCTGTTCCACGAACATTCAGCTCCGAAGCCGTCGGATTATCCGTTCCCAACCGCATACGACGATCACCTACTCCTGTGAGTATAGCGGATGCTGTGGGAGAAGGGCTCGGCATTCTGAGGCGACCTCCCACGCATCTCCCGACCCGTACAGGGACAGGGTCAATGTCACTTACTGGATCTATcccgccatctccattctctcctcTGGAACCGCCTATGGGATCACCTCCTGCGCTGCCTCCATCCGTAATGGAGAGGGAGAACGGAATCAGCGATACTGCCCCCTCATCTCCCCGTAATCTCGCGCAAGACATGATTTCGGTATCGACAGTAGCGGCGGGGCCGTCTGTTCAATTAGTAGAAAGGATGAGTGCAGCGATACGTCGTCTAGAGGCCGAAAGAGTGgcagccaaggaagagatggcgaGGGTGTGTAGCCAGAGAGACGAGGCAAGAGGGGACATGGTGGCCCTGATGAAAGAACTAGAAGACGCAAAAGCAGCGTCCGCAAGGGTcccagagctggagaaggaagtCGCTGATTTGGATACAAGATATCAAACtacgctggagctgctgggagagaagagcgagcTGGTTGATGAACTGAGGGCAGATGTGGATGATGTCAAGACGATGTATCGGGAGCTGATTGAGCGGACAGTAAAGTAA
- a CDS encoding ankyrin repeats (3 copies) domain-containing protein, whose amino-acid sequence MADTESDRFPLHTAAREGRVAAFEGLLKTDPKLSKRKDDDGRYAIHWAASSNNHEIVLLLANQASFDPDIQDDSGWTPLMISASVPNSEPVLNLLLSRGADVNIKNNNGQTALHFVASKKNLDVARLLIDSKPPASTRVRDRRGQYPIHRAAAVGSVPMVMLLLKNRSPLNAADNEGYTPLHHAVAEGHGDTAVALLREEADFTLKTNDGELAIDLAPDKEVRNFIIQGAEREGIQLVD is encoded by the exons ATGGCTGACACAGAAAGTGATCGGTTTCCTCTACACACAGCTGCTAGAGAAGGCAGAG TGGCTGCATTTGAAGGACTTCTCAAG ACGGATCCCAAGCTCTCAAAgcgcaaagatgatgacggcagaTACGCAATCCACTGGGCAGCCTCGTCCAACAACCACGAAATTGTCCTCCTCTTGGCAAACCAGGCAAGCTTTGATCCCGATATTCAG GACGACAGCGGCTGGACACCTCTCATGATCTCCGCCAGCGTCCCCAACAGCGAGCCAGTATTAAACTTACTTCTTTCAAGAGGCGCCGATGTCAACATCAAGA ATAACAACGGCCAGACGGCCCTCCACTTCGTCGCCTCCAAAAAGAACCTCGATGTCGCCCGTCTTCTCATCGACTCCAAGCCCCCAGCTTCGACTCGTGTCCGCGACCGCCGGGGCCAGTACCCCATCCATCGCGCTGCGGCTGTCGGCTCAGTTCCCATGGTCATGCTCCTGCTTAAGAATAGGAGTCCCTTGAATGCTGCTGATAATGAGGGCTACACGCCGCTACATCATGCTGTTGCAGAGGGTCACG GAGATACTGCTGTTGCTCTGCTGAGAGAGGAAGCCGACTTCACACTCAAGACCAACGACGGGGAGCTGGCTATTGATCTAGCTCCCGACAAAGAG GTTCgcaacttcatcatccaGGGCGCTGAGAGAGAAGGCATCCAGCTAGTCGATTAG
- a CDS encoding WD domain, g-beta repeat domain-containing protein: protein MEAPQTPQDALHLSALVSQNAAATRNLYSRLELANGKRQKLEGVFEDAVMKRRFEAEYAAVQTLPEALAAKQPSKQTLRKTAKTGAAAPARKTPKLLEAGPSSSAASTANGGESTTTKATGATTPQSMSLTVRGSPAIQQVKPEWHPPWKLMRVISGHLGWVRSLAVEPGNKWFASGAGDRTIKIWDLATGSLRLTLTGHISTVRGLAVSPRHPYLFSCGEDKMVKCWDLETNKVIRHYHGHLSGVYTLSLHPTLDVLVTGGRDGVARVWDMRTRSNIHVLSGHTGTVSDVKCQEADPQVITASLDSTVRLWDLAAGKTMGVLTHHKKGVRALAVHPTEFTFASGSTGGIKQWKCPEGAFMQNFEGHNAIINTMSVNSNNVFFSGGDNGSMSFWDWKSGYRFQSMDTTAQPGSLDAESGIMSSTFDRSGLRLITGEADKTIKIWKQDEKASEETHPIQWTPSLAHRKF, encoded by the exons ATGGAGGCACCACAGACGCCGCAAGACGCGCTTCATCTCAGCGCGCTCGTGTCTCAGAATGCAGCTGCGACAAGGAATCTCTACTCGCGCCTCGAATTGGCCAACGGCAAGCGCCAGAAGCTCGAGGGCGTCTTTGAGGATGCCGTCATGAAGCGACGATTCGAGGCCGAATATGCCGCTGTACAGACGCTACCCGAGGCACTCGCCGCTAAACAGCCATCGAAGCAGACGCTGCGGAAAACGGCAAAGACGGgggcagcagcaccagcgcgGAAGACGCCCAAGCTTCTCGAGGCCGgaccatcttcatcggccGCATCTACAGCGAACGGAGGCGAATCTACGACGACGAAAGCAACGGGAGCGACGACACCGCAGAGCATGAGCCTGACAGTCAGAGGGTCGCCGGCCATCCAGCAGGTCAAGCCCGAGTGGCATCCGCCGTGGAAGCTGATGAGGGTCATCTCGGGCCACCTGGGTTGGGTGCGCAGTCTGGCAGTCGAGCCGGGGAACAAGTGGTTTGCCAGTGGTGCTGGCGACAGGACTATCAAGATCTGGGATCTCGCTACAGGATCGCTGAGATTGACCTTGACAGGCCACATCAGCACCGTTCGCGGCCTGGCTGTATCTCCACGACATCCATACCTGTTTTCTTGTGGCGAGGATAAGATGGTCAAGTGCTGGGACTTGGAGACGAACAAGGTGATTCGTCACTATCACGGCCACCTCAGCGGCGTCTACACACTCTCTCTACATCCCACGCTGGATGTCCTAGTCACAGGCGGTCGCGATGGTGTTGCTCGAGTTTGGGACATGCGCACGAGAAGCAACATCCACGTCTTGTCAGGCCATACCGGTACTGTGTCAGACGTCAAATGTCAGGAGGCGGATCCCCAAGTTATCACGGCATCGCTGGACTCGACCGTCAGGCTCTGGGATCTGGCAGCCGGAAAGACTATGGGCGTTCTCACCCACCACAAGAAGGGCGTCCGAGCTCTGGCCGTCCATCCCACCGAATTCACCTTTGCGTCAGGCAGCACTGGCGGTATCAAGCAGTGGAAATGTCCAGAAGGCGCTTTCATGCAAAACTTTGAGGGTCATAATGctatcatcaacaccatgagTGTGAATAGCAATAATGTTTTCTTCTCAGGAG GCGACAATGGATCAATGAGCTTCTGGGATTGGAAATCTGGTTATCGCTTCCAATCCATGGACACAACTGCACAACCCGGTTCCCTAGATGCCGAATCAGGAATCATGAGCTCAACCTTTGACCGCTCTGGTCTGCGTCTCATCACAGGCGAGGCTGACAAGACTA TCAAAATCTGGAAACAAGACGAAAAGGCGTCTGAGGAGACGCATCCGATACAATGGACGCCATCATTGGCACACAGGAAATTTTAG
- a CDS encoding ATPase family associated with various cellular activities (AAA) domain-containing protein, producing MPAQTTSQTNTQSTRGRKRALSTVTRESSEDSVESEEIEWEWIYNTEQADHGEDEGDRKRRKVTASSKIIGARYGDFECRVGDTVMLKADGSNGTWVAIICDFREDAENEGMAANFMWFLTEKEILNKDRKRKDFYWMMQNELYISPSWDVNPLASIDGKANIMSLDAFLSSYPSGKIPRNSPDYGKTFVCRRGCNTRSTTYTDEFVWEEVYQNGQDVPALIEMVEKGTKPTRRRARAQSPPDGDTYLPPQTPTKTGRTPATTPKSKRGPRSASKKLEFTPLATRKLSPSHVQASPFQIARSKLHVSAVPSSLPCREGEFSLVYSHLEAAITEGTGNCIYISGTPGTGKTATVREVISRLEEAVGSDELDDFIFVEINGMKITDPHQAYSLLWEALKGDRASPAQALDLLEREFNNPSPRRIPCVVLMDELDQLVTKNQAVMYNFFNWPTLRHSRLIVLAVANTMDLPERTLSNKISSRLGLTRITFPGYNHEQLMKIIQSRLEGVPGNIVDADAVQFASRKVAAVSGDARRALDICRRAVELAEGDAPGDPMTPSKKAPGSGVPDQSRRGRVTISTIKRAINEATTNPIQQHLRGLPLTSKMLMAALILRIRRSGLAETTLGETLDELQRVAAFSARPPPGMAQILPGLAKGTQVVGRRLVGRPMYIHTAALELVAAGLVNLEAHRADRSSRLRLAIADDEVKMALRDDADLKAMGLSI from the exons ATGCCGGCCCAAACCACCTCTCAGACCAACACTCAGTCTACCCGCGGGCGCAAAAGAGCTCTTTCTACCGTAACTCGAGAAAGTTCAGAAGACAGTGTCGAAAGCGAAGAAATAGAGTGGGAATGGATATACAACACCGAGCAGGCAGATCAcggcgaagatgagggcGATCGCAAAAGGAGAAAAGTCACAGCCAGCTCCAAGATTATTGGCGCTCGGTATGGCGACTTTGAATGCCGCGTTGGAGACACGGTGATGCTCAAGGCCGATGGATCTAATGGAACATGGGTGGCCATCATCTGTGATTTCCGGGAGGATGCTGAGAATGAAGGGATGGCTGCCAATTTTATGTGGTTTTtgacggagaaggagattCTGAATAAGGATAGAAAACGAAAGGACTTTTACTGG ATGATGCAGAATGAGCTGTATATATCACCATCGTGGGATGTGAATCCCCTAGCCTCGATCGACGGCAAGGCCAACATCATGTCACTAGATGCCTTTCTCAGCTCATATCCGTCTGGGAAGATCCCGCGGAACTCCCCCGACTATGGAAAGACATTTGTTTGCCGGCGCGGCTGCAACACTCGGTCAACAACATACACGGATGAATTCGTATGGGAGGAGGTGTATCAGAACGGACAAGATGTGCCAGCACTAATTGAAATGGTTGAGAAAGGCACCAAGCCAACTCGTCGCAGAGCTCGAGCACAATCACCCCCAGACGGCGACACATACCTACCGCCTCAAACACCCACCAAAACAGGAAGAACCCCGGCGACCACCCCCAAGTCGAAGCGAGGACCAAGGAGCGCTTCAAAGAAACTCGAGTTTACGCCTTTGGCCACCCGGAAGCTGTCGCCGAGCCACGTCCAAGCTTCTCCATTTCAGATAGCCCGTTCAAAACTCCACGTCTCAGCCGTCCCCTCCAGTCTACCGTGTCGTGAAGGAGAGTTTTCTCTCGTATACTCACACCTGGAAGCTGCCATTACTGAGGGTACTGGTAACTGCATCTACATTTCTGGAACACCAGGCACCGGAAAGACGGCCACTGTGCGAGAGGTCATCTCTCGCCTCGAGGAAGCCGTCGGGTCAGACGAGCTGGATGACTTTATATTCGTCGAAATCAATGGCATGAAGATTACTGATCCTCATCAAGCGTACTCGCTGCTCTGGGAGGCTCTCAAGGGTGATCGTGCCAGCCCTGCCCAAGCCCTCGATCTTCTGGAGCGCGAGTTCAACAACCCCAGTCCAAGACGCATTCCATGTGTCGTATTAATGGACGAACTTGATCAATTGGTCACAAAGAACCAGGCAGTCATGTACAACTTTTTCAATTGGCCAACCCTCCGACATAGCCGCCTCATCGTACTCGCCGTAGCCAACACAATGGATCTGCCAGAGAGAACGTTGAGTAACAAGATCAGCAGTCGTCTAG GTCTTACTCGAATTACGTTTCCAGGATACAATCACGAACAGCTCATGAAGATTATCCAATCTCGTCTCGAAGGTGTACCGGGGAATATCGTCGATGCAGACGCCGTCCAGTTTGCCAGCCGCAAAGTAGCCGCTGTCAGTGGAGACGCCAGGCGAGCATTAGACATCTGCCGTCGAGCCGTCGAGCTCGCCGAGGGCGATGCTCCGGGAGACCCAATGACACCAAGCAAGAAAGCCCCTGGCAGCGGAGTCCCTGACCAGTCTCGGCGCGGAAGAGTCACAATCTCCACCATCAAGAGGGCCATCAACGAGGCCACGACGAATCCtatccagcagcatctgcgcGGCCTCCCCCTGACGTCCAAGATGCTCATGGCCGCGCTGATACTGAGAATTCGGCGGTCTGGCTTGGCTGAGACGACGCTTGGCGAGACTCTGGATGAACTACAGCGAGTTGCCGCTTTTTCGGCCAGACCTCCTCCTGGCATGGCACAGATTCTTCCTGGACTTGCCAAGGGGACTCAAGTTGTTGGCCGACGTCTGGTAGGGCGGCCAATGTACATTCATACAGCCGCCCTGGAGCTCGTGGCCGCTGGTCTAGTCAATCTAGAGGCTCATCGTGCGGATCGATCGAGTAGGCTGCGGTTAGCCATTGCGGATGATGAAGTGAAGATGGCGCTGCGCGATGATGCTGATCTCAAGGCCATGGGACTGAGCATTTAG
- a CDS encoding prefoldin subunit domain-containing protein, with protein sequence MSSNQSETINLDTLEPQQLAQVKKQLEEELEHLTSSFAQLHGAQNKFKECLRCVQARAADSQGSKSVLVPLTNSLYVSGELTSTDTVLVDVGTGFMIEKKLKSAEKFYDAKVKEVGNSLKELEAIVQRKQMNVRTIEEVLRNKIMASQAAEGQS encoded by the exons ATGTCGAGCAACCAGTCAGAGACCA TCAATCTCGACACTCTCGAGCCCCAGCAGCTCGCGCAggtcaagaagcagctcgaAGAGGAACTCGAGCACCTGACCAGCTCCTTCGCCCAGCTCCACGGCGCCCAGAACAAGTTCAAGGAATGCCTCCGATGCGTACAGGCCCGAGCCGCCGATAGCCAAG GCTCGAAATCGGTTTTGGTCCCGTTGACCAACTCTCTCTATGTCAGCGGCGAGTTGACGAGCACCGATACCGTCTTGGTGGACGTGGGTACAGGGTTCATGATTGAAAAG AAACTAAAATCGGCCGAGAAATTCTACGATGCAAAAGTAAAGGAGGTTGGCAATAGCTTaaaggagctcgaggccattGTTCAGAGGAAACAAATGAACGTTCGCACAATAGAAGAGG TTCTACGGAACAAGATTATGGCCAgccaagcagcagaaggTCAAAGTTGA
- a CDS encoding tRNA synthetase class II core domain (G, h, p, S and t) domain-containing protein: MRAPALVYQGGLRPLKGVRSSNPIRAFSQPLFAQSIRLRSTLSKIWVPTGGVSATEGETGHGKLIRAGFLRQAQSGVFQLLPLGLRVQDKIERLVDKHMQNLGASKLALSTLTTEELWRKSGRLDKVSSELFRLHDRKEVPIMLSPTHEEEITSLVASTLKSYKDLPLKLYQITRKYRDEIRPRHGLLRSREFIMKDLYTFDLTVENAVDTYRDVAAAYSAFFADLKLPILVAEASSGDMGGEHSHEYHLSHAIGEDTVASCNSCGYTANDEVAAARSPGQLADVISSSSFGIWRGITDDRKTLVNVWYPRLGNSPSGDVYNIHAVKSVVPELDTSVSDAVSFWKEAVQQADGHSGELQLLNVIDSRLATAFEDLHGDLPLFPADLAGDQIQQSSISQTTDGGDLNLLRIIDGDGCPRCDAGKLEIHRALELGHTFLLGTRYSEPLEASVALPQNPGVQVPVQMGCFGIGVSRILGAVAEQMADDKGLNWPRAIAPFEVVMIPTSGVNEQTLEFYDTLAKHEGAGAGLDIVLDDRKEAFGWKMQDADMTGYPVVIVLGKAWRENGVCEVQCRRLSVKENVKAEDVPQYLAALLERL, encoded by the exons ATGCGTGCTCCAGCCTTGGTCTATCAAGGCGGACTTCGCCCGCTAAAGGGCGTTCGTAGCTCGAATCCCATCCGAGCATTTTCACAGCCTCTTTTTGCTCAGTCTATACGGCTGAGATCAACGCTGTCCAAGATATGGGTTCCCACTGGCGGCGTCTCGGCCACTGAGGGAGAAA CTGGTCATGGCAAGCTCATCCGAGCTGGATTTCTACGTCAG GCACAATCTGGAGTTTTCCAACTTCTTCCATTGGGACTGCGTGTCCAAGATAAGATTGAGCGCCTCGTTGATAAGCATATGCAAAATCTGG GAGCCTCTAAACTGGCCCTCTCAACCCTCACAACTGAAGAGCTATGGCGCAAAAGTGGCCGCCTAGATAAAGTCTCTTCTGAG CTCTTTCGACTCCATGACCGCAAAGAAGTACCCATCATGCTGTCACCCAcacatgaagaagagatcaCGTCCCTTGTGGCCAGCACTTTGAAATCTTACAAAGACTTGCCTCTCAAGCTGTACCAAATCA CACGAAAATATCGAGATGAGATCCGCCCTAGGCACGGTTTACTACGATCTCGTGAATTTATCATGAAGGATCTATATACATTTGATTTGACGGTTGAAAATGCCGTTGATACTTATCGcgacgtcgccgccgcctaCAGTGCCTTCTTCGCCGACTTGAAGCTGCCCATATTGGTAGCTGAGGCCAGCTCAGGAGACATGGGCGGAGAGCATAGCCACGAATATCACCTTTCTCATGCCATTGGAGAGGACACTGTCGCATCCTGCAACAGCTGTGGCTATACCGCCAACGACGAAGTAGCTGCGGCTCGGTCACCCGGGCAGCTTGCCGACGttatttcatcttcatcctttggCATTTGGCGCGGCATTACAGACGACAGAAAGACACTTGTAAATGTGTGGTACCCGCGTCTGGGAAACTCGCCATCTGGAGACGTTTATAATATTCATGCTGTCAAATCTGTCGTTCCCGAACTTGATACCAGCGTTAGTGACGCCGTATCATTCTGGAAAGAGGCCGTTCAACAGGCAGATGGGCATAGTGGAGAGCTCCAGCTACTGAACGTCATTGATTCAAGACTTGCAACAGCTTTTGAGGATCTTCACGGCGACCTCCCTCTCTTTCCTGCAGATCTCGCGGGTGACCAAATTCAGCAATCATCAATATCACAGACAACAGACGGCGGGGATCTCAACCTTTTGCGCATCATCGACGGTGATGGCTGCCCTCGTTGTGATGCAGGGAAGCTTGAGATCCATCGCGCATTGGAGCTAGGTCACACTTTTCTTCTCGGAACACGCTACTCAGAGCCTTTGGAGGCATCTGTAGCACTCCCACAAAACCCAGGAGTCCAAGTTCCAGTCCAGATGGGCTGCTTCGGCATTGGCGTTTCTCGCATTCTCGGTGCTGTGGCAGAACAAATGGCGGATGATAAAGGACTCAATTGGCCACGAGCTATTGCACCCTTTGAGGTCGTCATGATTCCAACATCTGGAGTCAATGAGCAGACGTTGGAGTTTTACGATACATTAGCAAAACATGAAGGCGCTGGTGCAGGACTGGACATTGTTTTGGATGACCGCAAGGAAGCATTTGGATGGAAGATGCAGGACGCAGATATGACGGGCTATCCTGTTGTAATTGTTCTTGGAAAGGCCTGGAGAGAAAATGGCGTCTGCGAAGTGCAATGCAGGAGGCTTTCGGTGAAGGAGAATGTAAAGGCAGAAGATGTACCCCAATATCTGGCGGCTTTGCTGGAACGGCTATAA